In Perca fluviatilis chromosome 11, GENO_Pfluv_1.0, whole genome shotgun sequence, the following proteins share a genomic window:
- the greb1l gene encoding GREB1-like protein isoform X4, with the protein MGNSYAGQLKSARFEEALHNSIEASLRSSSGDPQPIFTQLYLEPELFPGNLEDMKSKADLHGGEPPGQELMNGHSSNDLVELEDDDDSDSSSPPLPYLQTPAPDDCCTLDGFCQAGKDLRLVSIATEPIEVPAGFELVGAKSPSVPEHILVCVVDRRFLPDENGKNALLGFSGNCVGCGEKGFRYFTEFSNHINLKLSTQPKKQKHLKYYLVKNSQGALCKGPLICWKDCKTRQFSSSASTSKPSSSSSLSSKENGGTSGHSSSPFSLSDSPDTRTMQASSIFFGSQDLSRDCSFPKPLSSPSGNKTLPIVPTALRVNGPTNSLGVDGRPPLLSPSVVSLGPPGQGYRNSDLGDSPVSSAMNSGPPKKRHRSWHPNSLVPVPPTAIPVPALRPIVCSPGSVLGVSSPQPPVAGVLQPQPVSAGETVIVPDNLLSSSGVRPVILIGHGTLPYFYGNVGDIVVSPLLVSCYNNSQLTEKTLETLGLNSSQLLCVETMILLTLQYLARLGSVQIPLREELEQIVLKAMLCCPRGPAISPSQLPWLARLESSVSGGSVQVMVTHNSLGEGISESLRSLSEGPHNQKCLPTYVVIICASKMSGSEFCVLVLGKYQARALAEGMLTTNEFLKEISYELITGKVSILASHFKTTSLGDNLDKQLVRYQRRRKGQVIQPFQNDVTYHIHSQEAASMSPPSDRELLCKVFQIYPTQLSVARSLLSQVCSIADSGTQNLDLGRFCKVDFLVLVPPSHILVHQTAQRIRQSGVLVDLGIEDVCTAHQKSDKYVVRLDGEVHAKMEAFMRKVKQNPYTLFVLIHDNSHVDLTSALSGSVCHGELQGLADRVVNCQEVLDAMNLLVLQVSCFPHTLQTRQSRISIHNEVHWPSNESLGEQSPNELLYFGLRDYSSSLQWGVASPILRCDDAFEKMVHTLLERHPHLHSMVIRSYLLIQQYTEAMMALTSSPSLRDHITPETLAMVEDLINAPSREGSQGRGHMLLVRVPSLQLAMLARERLEDVRDKLGLQLCFAVLLGSPASELNLPRNFASRLKAWRGCENGDWVPHTYEDLEGLPCIVILTGKDPLGETFPRSLKYCDLRLIDSSYLSRTALEQEVGLACTYVSMAVVQEPKNAMAPRESEGEKATTSLNDGEELERPQSNGSAATRTSGSFPENGVSSSDIADSCQKPSTSTCPPEGAITSDISTVTLTQGFKQECDSLASQLSSNPSKAPPSLYSSSSSSSPSQSSSSTQRPSQSTQCGRDSKPARVSPRTVILSRAAYNLLAGESGSQLSSFSLLPHADVAWSSPLRPLITHNLQGAEQSIYYRQWTIARQHHADYEAPSVPHPRRLLLSGPPQVGKTGAYLQFLRILFRMLIRLLEVDVYDEEEEEEEEEETLEVTTLVNTQLPDIEEVRKLPFDPYPRDPKFRKASPVYTDKMPKCLKDFKQEGESQTPAKRETKSIRLSRFAAHNAFHHCEQCHHYCEAGPATQLSECTFHAFTFCSSMLGEEVQLQFVIPKAKEQHFVFSQQGSHLESMRLPLVSTKDPDVFKSPIFTPTTGRQEHGLLNIFHAMEGAIHLHILVVKQFEMPQYRKYWPNHILLVLPAMFNSAGVGAARFMIKELSYHNLELERNRLEEQGVHRQDVWPFIVMMDDSCVLWNTHQTADSSETSDGTNVSLKTVLQHMENTPKISLYAMCGTRRWSSSLAHKSPSHPFSRCHLHDFVMLNVDLTQNVQYDLNRYSCEEVDFNLRVNSSGLLLCRFNYFNLMKKHIPVGGNHDFVVKPKLMEMENPATISPSQYVCAPDSEQTLLDAPAQFLLEKFLQSCSHRLFPKAVQNRNNPVLAIDSYLNISPEIFVCYINSRPHSTNLNHQGLLFSGLLLYLCDSFVVSGLLKKFRFLKGATLCVICQDRSSLRQTVIRLELEDEWQFRLRDEFQTANCSEDRPLYFLTGRHV; encoded by the exons ATGGGGAATTCATACGCCGGGCAACTGAAATCTGCTCGATTTGAAGAGGCTCTCCATAACTCTATTGAGGCATCACTGCGCTCTAGTAGTGGAGATCCACAGCCCATCTTCACACAGCTCTACCTTGAGCCAGAGCTGTTTCCTGGTAACTTGGAAG ACATGAAGTCAAAAGCCGACCTCCATGGTGGGGAGCCGCCGGGCCAGGAGCTTATGAACGGCCACTCTTCCAACGATCTGGTGGAGCTAGAGGACGATGATGACTCAGACAGCAGCAGCCCTCCGCTTCCCTACCTACAGACCCCTGCTCCGGACGACTGCTGCACATTGGATG GGTTCTGTCAGGCCGGCAAGGACCTCCGCCTGGTCTCCATAGCAACGGAGCCCATCGAAGTCCCAGCAGGCTTCGAGCTGGTCGGTGCAAAGTCCCCCAGCGTGCCCGAGCACATCCTGGTGTGTGTCGTGGACCGCCGCTTTTTGCCTGACGAGAATGGGAAAAATGCACTTTTAG GCTTTTCAGGAAACTGTGTGGGCTGTGGGGAAAAGGGTTTCAGATACTTCACTGAGTTTTCGAACCACATCAACCTGAAGTTATCCACCCAGCCCAAGAAGCAGAAGCACTTAAAATACTACCTGGTGAAGAATTCTCAGGGTGCTCTGTGCAAAGGACCCCTCATCTGCTGGAAAG ACTGTAAAACCCGCCAGTTCTCTAGCAGCGCATCAACGTCCAAACCCAGCTCGTCCTCCTCTCTCAGCAGCAAAGAAAATGGAGGCACCAGTGGACACAGCTCCTCTCCCTTCTCCCTCTCAG ATTCGCCAGACACCAGAACAATGCAAGCGTCCTCAATCTTTTTCGGGAGTCAGGACCTCAGCAGAGACTGCAGTTTCCCCAAACCTCTTTCATCCCCATCTGGAAACAAGACTCTACCAATAG TGCCCACAGCTCTGAGGGTGAATGGGCCGACAAATAGCCTGGGTGTTGATGGGCGTCCTCCATTACTGAGCCCCTCCGTGGTCTCTTTAGGGCCACCAGGTCAGGGGTATCGCAATTCTGACTTAGGAGACAGTCCTG TATCCTCTGCCATGAACTCGGGTCCTCCAAAGAAGCGCCACCGGAGCTGGCATCCCAACTCGTTGGTACCTGTCCCACCAACAGCCATCCCTGTGCCGGCCCTCCGGCCGATAGTTTGTTCTCCAG GTTCAGTATTAGGAGTGTCCTCTCCTCAGCCACCAGTAGCAGGAGTCCTTCAGCCCCAACCTGTCAGCGCTGGAGAGACGGTCATCGTCCCCGACAACCTGCTCAGCTCTTCAGGAGTTCGCCCCGTCATCCTCATCG GGCATGGCACTTTACCTTATTTTTATGGGAATGTCGGGGACATAGTGGTGAGCCCCCTCCTGGTCAGCTGCTATAATAACAGCCAGTTGACAGAGAAAACCCTGGAGACGTTGGGCCTCAACAGCAGCCAGCTTCTCTGTGTGGAGACAATGATTCTGCTCACTTTACAGTATCTTGCACGTTTAG GCTCGGTGCAGATTCCTCTGAGGGAGGAGCTGGAGCAGATTGTTTTGAAGGCCATGCTGTGCTGTCCTAGGGGTCCTGCCATCTCCCCGTCCCAGCTGCCCTGGTTAGCTCGGCTGGAATCCAGCGTCTCAGGGGGCAGTGTCCAAGTCATGGTTACCCATAACTCTTTGGGAGAAGGCATCTCTGAGTCACTTCGGTCTCTCAGTGAGGGTCCTCACAACCAGAAGTGCCTGCCAACCTATGTTGTCATTATATGTGCCTCTAAAATGAGTGGCAGCGAGTTCTGTGTGCTAGTTTTGG GAAAGTACCAAGCAAGGGCCTTAGCTGAGGGGATGCTTACAACCAATGAGTTTCTGAAGGAAATCAGTTACGAACTCATCACAGGGAAAGTCAGCATCTTGGCATCTCACTTCAAAACCACGTCACTAG GCGACAATTTGGACAAGCAGCTTGTGCGATACCAGCGCAGACGGAAGGGACAGGTCATCCAGCCCTTCCAGAACGATGTCACTTACCACATCCACTCCCAGGAGGCTGCCAGCATGTCACCACCCTCAGACAGAG AGCTGTTGTGTAAGGTCTTCCAGATCTATCCGACCCAGCTGAGCGTTGCTCGGAGTCTCCTCTCTCAAGTCTGCTCCATCGCTGACTCAGGAACCCAGAACCTCGACTTGGGGCGTTTTTGTAAAGTGGACTTTCTTGTTCTGGTCCCTCCATCTCACATTCTGGTACACCAGACAGCACAGCGCATCCGACAATCAG GAGTTCTTGTCGACCTGGGAATCGAGGACGTCTGCACAGCCCACCAGAAATCAGACAAGTACGTGGTGCGTCTAGACGGTGAAGTTCACGCCAAGATGGAAGCCTTCATGAGGAAAGTCAAGCAGAACCCCTACACCCTGTTTGTCCTCATTCACGACAACTCTCACGTCGACCTCACGAG TGCTCTGTCAGGCTCTGTGTGCCACGGCGAGCTGCAGGGTTTGGCCGACCGGGTGGTGAACTGCCAGGAAGTCCTGGATGCCATGAACCTCCTGGTCCTGCAGGTCAGCTGCTTCCCGCACACACTGCAGACCCGCCAGTCCCGCATCAGCATCCACAACGAAGTTCACTGGCCCTCCAACGAAAGTCTG ggggagcagTCTCCTAATGAGTTGCTCTACTTTGGCCTGAGGGACTACAGCAGCTCCCTGCAGTGGGGCGTGGCCAGCCCCATTCTGCGTTGTGATGATGCCTTTGAGAAGATGGTCCACACACTGCTGGAAAG GCATCCGCACCTTCACAGCATGGTGATCCGCAGCTACCTGCTGATTCAGCAGTACACTGAGGCCATGATGGCCCTGACCTCTTCCCCGTCGCTTAGAGACCACATAACCCCAGAGACCCTGGCCATGGTGGAGGACCTGATCAACGCGCCAAGCAGAGAGGGCTCCCAGGGCCGTGGCCATATGCTGTTGGTTCGAGTCCCCTCACTACAGCTGGCAATGCTGGCCCGGGAACGACTAGAGGATGTTAGGGACAAACTGGGCCTCCAGTTGTGCTTTGCCGTGCTGCTGGGCAGCCCGGCCTCGGAACTCAACCTGCCCAGAAACTTCGCCAGCCGCCTCAAG GCCTGGAGAGGCTGTGAGAATGGAGACTGGGTACCGCACACTTATGAGGATCTGGAAGGGCTGCCCTGCATCGTTATCCTTACAGGCAAGGACCCTCTTGGAGAAACCTTTCCCAG GTCTCTGAAATACTGCGACCTGCGTCTGATAGACTCCAGCTACCTGAGTCGTACAGCCCTGGAGCAGGAGGTGGGGCTGGCCTGCACCTATGTGTCCATGGCCGTGGTCCAGGAGCCCAAAAATGCCATGGCCCCTCGGGAATCCGAAGGAGAAAAGGCCACCACCAGCTTGAATGATGGAGAAGAGCTGGAAAGGCCTCAGAGCAACGGCAGCGCTGCAACCAGAACCTCTG GCTCTTTTCCAGAGAATGGTGTCAGTTCATCTGACATTGCCGACTCTTGCCAGAagccctccacctccacctgccCACCCGAAGGCGCCATCACCTCCGACATAAGCACAGTAACATTAACACAAGGCTTCAAGCAGGAGTGTGATTCCCTCGCAAGCCAGCTCTCCTCCAACCCCTCCAaagcccctccctctctttactccagttcctcctcttcctccccctcccAATCGTCCTCATCCACCCAGAGACCCAGCCAGTCCACACAGTGTGGTCGAGACTCTAAGCCCGCTCGGGTGTCACCGCGGACAGTCATTTTGTCACGTGCGGCATACAACCTGCTGGCGGGGGAGTCTGGGAGTCAGCTGAGCTCCTTCTCCCTGCTGCCTCATGCAGATGTAGCCTGGAGCAGCCCCCTGAGGCCCCTCATCACTCACAACCTGCAGGGGGCAGAGCAGAGCATTTACTACCGCCAGTGGACCATCGCCAGGCAGCATCACGCCGATTACGAAGCTCCATCTGTGCCACATCCACGACGCCTGCTACTCAGTGGACCCCCACAG GTGGGAAAAACTGGTGCCTATCTGCAGTTTCTTCGTATCCTGTTTCGAATGCTCATCAGATTGTTGGAGGTAGATGTGtatgatgaggaagaggaggaggaggaggaagaag AAACATTAGAGGTTACAACTCTAGTGAATACCCAGTTGCCTGACATTGAGGAAGTGCGAAAACTGCCCTTTGACCCCTACCCCCGGGACCCTAAGTTCAGGAAGGCCAGCCCTGTTTACACTGACAAGATGCCAAAGTGCTTAAAAG ATTTTAAGCAAGAAGGCGAGAGCCAAACACCAGCCAAACGAGAGACCAAGTCCATACGTCTGAGCAGGTTTGCCGCCCACAATGCCTTTCATCACTGTGAACAGTGTCACCACTACTGTGAAGCAGGCCCTgccacacag CTGTCGGAGTGCACCTTCCATGCTTTCACCTTCTGCTCGTCCATGCTGGGGGAGGAAGTCCAGCTCCAGTTTGTCATTCCCAAAGCCAAGGAGCAGCACTTTGTCTTCAGTCAGCAGGGCAGCCACTTGGAGAGCATGCGCCTACCTCTGGTCTCCACCAAG GACCCTGATGTGTTCAAGAGTCCAATCTTCACCCCGACTACAGGACGCCAAGAGCACGGCCTGCTCAACATTTTCCATGCCATGGAGggtgccattcatctgcatatTCTGGTGGTCAAGCAATTTGAGATGCCCCAATACAGAAAGTACTGGCCCAACCACATCCTGCTCGTCCTGCCAGCTATGTTCAACAGTGCGGGAGTTG GTGCTGCTCGCTTCATGATCAAAGAGCTGTCATATCATAACCTGGAACTGGAGAGAAACAGACTCGAGGAGCAAGGTGTCCATAGGCAAGATGTATGGCCTTTCATTGTCATGATGGACGACTCCTGCGTGCTTTGGAACACCCATCAGACAGCAGACAGCAG tgAGACATCAGATGGAACGAATGTGTCCCTAAAGACAGTGCTGCAGCATATGGAAAACACACCGAAGATCTCCCTGTACGCAATGTGCGGTACACGCAGGTGGAGCAGCAGCCTGGCTCACAAATCTCCCAGCCACCCCTTCAGCCGGTGTCACCTCCATGACTTTGTCATGCTTAATGTGGACCTGACACAGAATGTTCAATATGACCTTAATCG GTATAGCTGTGAGGAGGTGGACTTTAATCTAAGGGTGAACAGCAGTGGGCTGCTGCTGTGTCGCTTTAACTACTTTAACCTAATGAAGAAACACATTCCAGTTGGGGGAAACCATGACTTCGTGGTCAAACCTAAACTCATG GAAATGGAAAACCCCGCCACAATCAGCCCGTCACAGTATGTTTGCGCCCCAGACAGCGAGCAGACCCTGCTGGACGCCCCGGCCCAGTTTTTGCTTGAAAAGTTCCTGCAAAGCTGTAGCCACAGACTGTTTCCGAAGGCTGTTCAGAACAGGAACAATCCAGTTCTGGCCATCGACAGCTACCTCAACATCAGCCCGGAG ATTTTTGTTTGCTACATCAACTCTCGTCCACACTCCACCAACCTGAACCATCAGGGCCTGCTGTTCAGTGGCCTCCTGCTTTACCTTTGTGACTCTTTCGTCGTATCTGGACTCCTCAAGAAATTCCGCTTCCTCAAAG GCGCCACTCTCTGTGTGATCTGCCAGGACCGAAGTTCCCTGCGTCAGACCGTCATCAGATTGGAGCTGGAGGACGAGTGGCAGTTCCGCCTGCGTGACGAGTTTCAGACGGCCAACTGCAGTGAGGACCGGCCCCTCTACTTTTTGACTGGCCGCCATGTTTGA